In one window of Candidatus Avedoeria danica DNA:
- the dprA gene encoding DNA-protecting protein DprA, translated as MNPTPSPAQAPPSPGRADDMAHIVALVTVDGLGPRRLRDVIARFGSAAAAWRADAADLAPIVTAPVAERLVSLRARRSPEAIMAAVHACGAHVLPLVDPRYPPLLAQTATPPFVLFVRGDIAPLAGPAVAVVGTRAATAYGRDATWRIVAPLARQGIVIVSGLALGIDAAAHDAALEAGGSTVAVVAGGIDGVYPPQHVELHARIIAGGGCVVSECAPGVEPVAGRFPARNRIIAGLSLACVVVEAGMRSGALITASCALEEGRDVLAVPGPITSDRSHGAHGLISAGAALATSAEDVLAVLDLDRRAADSDARRQLPDDPAEAALVAALSDRPSAADELARRTGLDAATVGGALALLELKGLARQAGGRWTAARR; from the coding sequence ATGAACCCAACCCCATCCCCCGCCCAGGCGCCGCCATCCCCCGGCCGCGCCGACGACATGGCGCACATCGTGGCCCTCGTCACCGTCGACGGCCTCGGACCGCGGCGGTTGCGCGACGTCATCGCCCGCTTCGGCAGCGCCGCGGCCGCTTGGCGGGCCGACGCGGCCGACCTGGCGCCGATCGTGACGGCGCCGGTGGCCGAGCGGCTCGTGTCGCTCCGCGCGCGGCGGTCGCCGGAGGCGATCATGGCGGCCGTCCATGCCTGCGGCGCGCACGTCCTCCCGCTGGTCGATCCGCGCTATCCGCCGCTCCTCGCGCAGACCGCGACACCGCCGTTCGTCCTCTTCGTGCGCGGCGACATCGCCCCCCTGGCCGGCCCGGCCGTGGCCGTCGTCGGGACGCGCGCCGCGACGGCGTACGGACGGGATGCGACGTGGCGGATCGTCGCGCCGCTCGCGCGGCAGGGCATCGTCATCGTCTCCGGTCTGGCGCTCGGCATCGACGCGGCGGCGCACGACGCCGCACTCGAGGCGGGCGGCAGCACGGTGGCCGTCGTCGCGGGCGGCATCGACGGGGTCTACCCGCCCCAGCACGTCGAGCTGCACGCCCGGATCATCGCCGGAGGTGGGTGCGTCGTGAGCGAGTGCGCGCCCGGCGTCGAGCCGGTGGCCGGGCGGTTCCCGGCGCGGAATCGGATCATCGCCGGGCTGTCGCTGGCGTGCGTCGTCGTCGAGGCCGGCATGCGGAGCGGGGCGCTGATCACGGCGTCGTGCGCGCTCGAGGAAGGCCGCGACGTGCTGGCCGTCCCCGGGCCGATCACGAGCGACCGATCGCACGGCGCGCACGGGCTCATCAGCGCCGGCGCCGCGCTGGCGACGTCGGCGGAGGACGTGCTGGCCGTCCTCGACCTCGACCGCCGCGCGGCCGACTCCGACGCGCGGCGGCAGCTGCCGGACGATCCGGCCGAGGCGGCGCTCGTCGCCGCGCTGTCGGACCGCCCGTCGGCCGCCGACGAGCTGGCGCGGCGCACCGGGCTCGATGCGGCGACGGTCGGCGGCGCGCTGGCGCTGCTGGAGCTGAAAGGCCTGGCGCGACAGGCCGGCGGGCGCTGGACGGCGGCACGGCGGTAG
- a CDS encoding AAA family ATPase — protein MTPSQPRAPLADRMRPRTLDAFAGQAAIVGPGRLLRRAIQADQLSSVIFWGPPGTGKTTLARIIARTTSAHFIALNAVLAGVADIRSAVAEAEKRRQGLFPQRTILFVDEVHRFNKAQQDALLPHVENGLITLIGATTENPFFEVNKALVSRSRIFRLESLSDDDLRAVARHALSDVADGYGALDVVLDADALDHLVKVANGDARGLLNALELAVETTPPDADGRIHVDLPVAEESIQRRAVLYDKEGDAHYDTISAFIKACRGSDPDAALYWLARMVYAGEDPRFIFRRLFILCGEDIGMADPTSVATVAACAQAFEWVGLPEGRFHLALATLTVATAAKSNTALGFFDALAVVEKERAEDVPPHLRDGNRDAAAFGDGKGYLYPHSWRDGWVAQQYLPTGLQGRVFYQPTDHGHEATLKDDVARRREAQLAAMIDGEAAIRQTLSWSGPLSGGESDRARWLDRATSGAGDRLAAVRDRVIDAAALQRHDRVLDLRAGTGLLTWEALRRCPEGGVWSVAADDAEAAAILTMAARLGAGVLAPTVIVAPLDAVAAAVRANADGALEFDAIVGRDAFAALPPDGWPAAAAALATLLAPGGRIALAEPAPTASTLPSALVAPQDPRLDAALRERIAAAEADLVAELAVRHGGAEALAAAWRGGGTGERRARRVRGTSTASSTSPSRRRSPRRACP, from the coding sequence ATGACGCCTTCTCAACCCCGCGCCCCCCTCGCCGACCGGATGCGGCCGCGCACGCTCGACGCCTTCGCCGGGCAGGCGGCGATCGTCGGCCCCGGGCGGCTGTTGCGGCGGGCGATCCAGGCGGACCAGCTCTCCAGCGTGATCTTCTGGGGCCCGCCCGGCACCGGCAAGACGACGCTCGCGCGGATCATCGCCCGGACGACGAGCGCGCACTTCATCGCCTTGAACGCCGTCCTGGCGGGCGTGGCGGACATCCGCAGCGCGGTGGCCGAGGCCGAGAAGCGGCGCCAGGGTCTCTTCCCGCAGCGGACGATCCTGTTCGTCGACGAGGTCCATCGCTTCAACAAGGCGCAGCAGGATGCGCTGCTTCCGCACGTCGAGAACGGGCTGATCACGTTGATCGGGGCGACGACCGAGAACCCGTTCTTCGAGGTGAACAAGGCGCTCGTCAGCCGGTCGCGGATCTTCCGCCTCGAGTCGCTCTCCGACGACGACCTGCGCGCCGTCGCCCGCCACGCGCTGTCCGACGTCGCCGACGGCTACGGCGCGTTGGACGTCGTCCTGGACGCGGATGCGCTCGACCACCTCGTGAAGGTCGCCAACGGCGACGCCCGCGGCCTGCTGAACGCCCTCGAGCTGGCCGTCGAGACGACGCCGCCCGACGCGGACGGCCGGATCCATGTCGACCTGCCCGTGGCCGAGGAGTCCATCCAGCGGCGGGCCGTGCTGTACGACAAGGAGGGCGATGCGCACTACGACACGATCAGCGCCTTCATCAAGGCGTGCCGCGGCAGCGACCCGGACGCGGCCCTCTACTGGCTGGCCCGCATGGTGTACGCCGGCGAAGATCCGCGCTTCATCTTCCGGCGCTTGTTCATCCTTTGCGGCGAGGACATCGGGATGGCCGACCCCACCAGCGTCGCCACCGTCGCCGCCTGCGCCCAGGCCTTCGAGTGGGTCGGCCTGCCCGAGGGCCGCTTCCACCTGGCGCTGGCCACGCTGACCGTCGCCACCGCCGCCAAGAGCAACACGGCGCTCGGCTTCTTCGATGCGCTGGCCGTCGTCGAGAAGGAGCGGGCCGAGGACGTCCCGCCCCATCTGCGCGACGGCAACCGCGACGCGGCCGCCTTCGGCGACGGCAAGGGCTACCTCTACCCCCACAGCTGGCGCGACGGCTGGGTGGCGCAGCAGTACCTGCCGACGGGCCTGCAGGGCCGTGTCTTCTACCAGCCGACGGACCATGGCCACGAGGCCACGCTGAAGGACGATGTCGCCCGGCGCCGCGAGGCACAGCTGGCGGCGATGATCGACGGCGAGGCGGCGATCCGCCAGACCCTCTCGTGGTCCGGCCCGCTGTCCGGCGGTGAGAGCGACCGCGCCCGCTGGCTGGACCGCGCGACAAGCGGCGCCGGCGACCGCCTGGCGGCCGTCCGCGACCGCGTGATCGACGCCGCCGCGCTGCAGCGCCACGACCGCGTTCTCGACCTGCGCGCCGGCACCGGCCTGCTGACGTGGGAAGCGCTGCGTCGCTGCCCCGAAGGCGGTGTCTGGTCCGTCGCGGCCGACGATGCCGAGGCCGCGGCCATCCTGACCATGGCCGCGCGCCTCGGCGCCGGCGTCCTCGCCCCGACCGTCATCGTCGCCCCGCTCGACGCCGTCGCCGCAGCCGTGCGTGCGAATGCGGACGGCGCGCTCGAATTCGACGCGATTGTCGGCCGCGACGCCTTCGCCGCCCTCCCGCCCGATGGATGGCCCGCCGCTGCCGCCGCCCTCGCCACCCTCCTCGCCCCCGGCGGCCGCATCGCCCTCGCCGAGCCCGCCCCGACCGCCTCGACCCTCCCCTCGGCCCTCGTCGCACCCCAGGACCCGCGCCTGGACGCCGCGCTGCGCGAGCGGATCGCCGCCGCCGAGGCCGACCTCGTCGCGGAGCTGGCGGTGCGGCACGGCGGGGCGGAGGCGTTGGCGGCGGCGTGGCGGGGTGGGGGGACAGGGGAGCGGCGGGCGCGGCGGGTGCGAGGAACTTCGACGGCGTCATCGACATCACCGTCGAGACGACGATCTCCGCGTCGCGCCTGCCCGTGA
- the guaA gene encoding glutamine-hydrolyzing GMP synthase, whose product MDHPTTDTIAVIDFGGQTAQLICRRIREQGVYCELVPWNAPPERIAALNPKGFVLSGGPDSVYDAGAPTLQPTILASGLPVLGICYGMQLLAHDLGGAVAASAHREYGSAEVELDGGVALFNDLPRHIAAWMNHGDRVEALPPGFRSLGHTDNSPYAIMGDLDRGYYAVQFHPEVAHTPQGAKLLRNFVRGVCGCDGDWTPAHFIATTLDELRTQIGGDRVLVALSGGVDSSVMAALVHQAVGDRMMALFIDHGLLREGERLEVEALCRDLEIPCRTVDAADTFLGALAGVDDPEQKRKVIGETFIRVFEREAAAVGEFRYLAQGTLYPDVIESASSSDTAAAHKIKTHHNVGGLPEDIEFEIIEPLRFLFKDEVRAVGRELGLPEPTVQRQPFPGPGLAVRHLGAVEPEGLAVLRAADQIVRHEIERAAPGLGDEAPWQYFAVLTPIRSVGVMGDQRTYGRMVAVRAVTSTDGMTADWAKLPHALLGRIANRIVNEVHGVNRVVYDITSKPPGTIEWL is encoded by the coding sequence ATGGACCACCCAACCACCGACACGATTGCCGTCATCGACTTCGGCGGCCAGACCGCCCAGCTCATCTGCCGCCGCATCCGCGAGCAGGGCGTCTACTGCGAGCTCGTGCCGTGGAACGCGCCGCCGGAGCGGATCGCCGCCCTCAACCCCAAGGGCTTCGTGCTCTCGGGCGGGCCGGACAGCGTGTACGACGCCGGCGCGCCGACGCTGCAGCCGACGATCCTTGCCAGCGGCCTGCCCGTTCTCGGAATCTGCTACGGCATGCAACTCCTGGCGCACGATCTCGGGGGCGCGGTGGCCGCTTCGGCGCACCGCGAGTACGGCTCCGCCGAGGTCGAGCTCGACGGCGGTGTGGCGCTGTTCAACGACCTGCCCCGCCACATCGCCGCATGGATGAACCACGGCGACCGCGTCGAGGCGTTGCCGCCGGGCTTTCGGAGCCTTGGACACACGGACAACTCGCCGTACGCGATCATGGGCGACCTCGACCGGGGGTACTACGCCGTCCAGTTCCACCCCGAGGTGGCGCACACGCCGCAAGGCGCCAAGCTGCTGCGCAACTTCGTCCGCGGCGTCTGCGGCTGCGACGGCGACTGGACGCCGGCCCACTTCATCGCGACCACGCTCGACGAACTGCGCACGCAGATCGGCGGCGACCGCGTCCTCGTCGCGCTCTCGGGCGGCGTCGACTCGTCCGTCATGGCGGCGCTCGTCCATCAGGCGGTCGGGGACAGGATGATGGCGCTCTTCATCGACCACGGCCTGCTGCGCGAGGGGGAGCGCCTGGAGGTCGAGGCGCTGTGCCGCGACCTCGAGATCCCGTGCCGCACCGTCGACGCCGCCGACACGTTCCTCGGCGCCCTGGCCGGCGTCGACGACCCCGAGCAAAAGCGCAAGGTGATCGGGGAGACGTTCATCCGCGTCTTCGAGCGCGAGGCGGCGGCCGTCGGCGAGTTTCGCTATCTGGCACAGGGCACGCTCTACCCGGATGTCATCGAGTCGGCCAGCAGCTCCGACACGGCCGCGGCCCACAAGATCAAGACGCACCACAACGTCGGCGGTCTGCCGGAGGACATCGAGTTCGAGATCATCGAGCCGCTGCGCTTTCTCTTCAAGGACGAGGTGCGCGCCGTCGGTCGCGAGCTCGGCCTGCCGGAGCCGACCGTCCAGCGCCAGCCCTTCCCCGGCCCCGGCCTCGCCGTCCGCCACCTCGGCGCCGTCGAGCCCGAAGGCCTGGCCGTCCTGCGCGCCGCCGACCAGATCGTCCGCCACGAGATCGAGCGCGCCGCCCCCGGCCTCGGCGACGAGGCCCCGTGGCAGTACTTCGCCGTCCTCACCCCCATCCGCTCCGTCGGCGTGATGGGCGACCAGCGCACGTACGGCCGCATGGTGGCCGTACGCGCCGTCACGAGCACCGACGGCATGACCGCCGACTGGGCCAAGCTCCCGCACGCCCTCCTCGGCCGGATCGCCAACCGCATCGTGAACGAGGTCCACGGCGTGAACCGGGTGGTGTACGACATCACCTCCAAGCCGCCCGGCACCATCGAGTGGTTGTAG
- a CDS encoding universal stress protein: MSPNTPREPLILVPLDGSTESAAALAPAAEIARRTGGRLVLVTAPVVVGVDVPPWFGAAPMQAGAVPVDLPDIDALIREAEADSVAHLKAQADDAAALGVKADTQILESPPAEAILGAAEKHDAWLIVMATHGRSGLSRWAIGSVAEHVIHRSTRPLVLVRTGAAAPFALRHIAVMLDGSPTARAVLPTVEWLARAFDATVTLVYVAGDPQLDGFEAARDVQIAEVTEHLAVAAVALRAAGVVTATRIIDGGDMAAAMQTLAGEGVDLIALTTHGRTGLLRLALGSVADKVVRGAPVPVLLQRIIEADA, encoded by the coding sequence GTGAGCCCGAACACGCCTCGCGAACCGCTGATCCTGGTGCCGTTGGACGGCTCGACCGAGTCGGCGGCGGCGCTCGCGCCGGCTGCCGAGATCGCGCGACGGACCGGCGGCCGGCTCGTGCTCGTCACCGCGCCGGTCGTCGTGGGCGTCGATGTTCCGCCGTGGTTCGGCGCCGCGCCGATGCAGGCGGGCGCCGTTCCCGTCGACCTGCCCGACATCGATGCGCTCATCCGTGAGGCGGAAGCCGACAGCGTGGCCCATCTGAAGGCGCAAGCCGACGACGCCGCGGCGCTTGGCGTAAAGGCGGACACCCAGATCCTCGAAAGCCCGCCCGCCGAGGCGATCCTCGGCGCGGCCGAGAAGCACGACGCGTGGCTGATCGTCATGGCCACCCACGGCCGCAGTGGCCTGAGCCGCTGGGCGATCGGCAGCGTGGCGGAGCACGTGATCCACCGCAGCACACGGCCGCTCGTGCTCGTTCGGACCGGCGCGGCCGCGCCTTTCGCGCTGCGCCACATCGCGGTCATGCTCGACGGCTCCCCGACCGCCCGCGCCGTCCTGCCGACCGTAGAGTGGCTCGCGCGCGCCTTCGATGCCACCGTGACGCTCGTCTACGTCGCCGGGGACCCGCAGCTGGACGGGTTCGAAGCGGCGCGCGACGTCCAGATCGCCGAGGTGACCGAGCACTTGGCCGTCGCGGCGGTGGCGCTGCGCGCGGCCGGGGTCGTCACCGCCACGCGGATCATCGACGGCGGCGACATGGCGGCCGCGATGCAAACGCTGGCCGGCGAGGGCGTCGACCTGATCGCCCTGACCACGCACGGCCGGACCGGGCTGCTGCGCCTGGCCCTCGGCAGCGTCGCCGACAAGGTCGTGCGCGGGGCGCCGGTGCCGGTCCTGCTGCAGCGGATCATCGAGGCGGACGCCTAG
- a CDS encoding acetate--CoA ligase family protein encodes MEPPPRAETASLAPFFNARSVAVIGASRDPSGVGHRVVRGLLDAGYTGRVMPVNPAAATIAGLPAYASVDALPEAPALAVVAVPAAAVEQVVAACADRGVRAVVVLSAGYAETGAEGRARQERLAQQVRQAGMRLVGPNSLGILCTDPSLRLNASFSPVFPPEGSVALASESGAVGLAVLQLAKARHLGVSAFVSLGNRADVSSNDLLEWWAEDPRTSVVLLYLESFGNPRRFADVARRVARRKPIVALKSGRSAAGQRAAGSHTAALAAPDIAVDALFAQTGVLRAGTIDELFGLGALLGSQPLPRGRRVALLTNAGGPGILCADACQASGLAVVELAAETRDALAALLPAAASVANPVDTLAAVAPEAYRRCVEVLLAAPEVDALITLFVPVGITPAEDIGAAIVDGVAAGRAAGHAQPVLACLMGGQTPARETPLDGRGERIPVYPFPEHAVGALAAAARHAEWCSQPPGQVPAFADVHAESARERCRTAGDGTGGWLSAAEVRAVLADFGLPITAGGVARTADEAVALADGIGYPVALKAASRRIVHKTEVGGVRLGLADGADVRTAFEAMRASVGAVDAAAADDGVLVQPMLRGGVEVMAGVTTDPLFGPLIAFGLGGIHVEILGDVAFRVAPLSDVDAGEIIRAIRGHRLLLGYRGHPAADIAALEDLVLRLSALAVAVPEIAEIDLNPVFALANGCMIADARIRVVPVGPAVARPGIRAGVMLTPTARKDPDHG; translated from the coding sequence ATGGAACCGCCGCCGCGCGCCGAGACCGCTTCCCTTGCGCCGTTCTTCAATGCCCGTTCGGTCGCCGTCATCGGCGCCTCGCGCGATCCGTCCGGTGTCGGCCACCGCGTCGTCCGCGGGCTGCTGGACGCGGGCTACACGGGACGGGTGATGCCGGTGAACCCGGCCGCCGCGACGATCGCCGGACTGCCGGCGTACGCGTCGGTCGACGCGCTGCCCGAAGCGCCGGCGTTGGCCGTCGTGGCGGTGCCGGCGGCGGCGGTCGAGCAAGTGGTGGCGGCGTGCGCGGACCGCGGGGTGCGCGCCGTCGTCGTCCTGTCGGCCGGGTACGCCGAGACCGGCGCCGAAGGGCGGGCGCGGCAGGAGCGCCTTGCGCAGCAGGTGCGCCAAGCCGGCATGCGCCTCGTCGGTCCAAACAGCCTCGGAATCCTCTGCACGGATCCGTCCCTTCGCCTGAACGCCTCGTTCTCGCCCGTCTTTCCGCCCGAAGGCTCCGTGGCGCTCGCTTCGGAGAGCGGGGCCGTCGGGCTGGCGGTGCTCCAGCTGGCCAAGGCGCGGCACTTGGGCGTCTCCGCGTTCGTCAGCCTCGGCAACCGGGCGGACGTATCGAGCAACGACCTCCTGGAGTGGTGGGCGGAGGATCCGCGGACGAGCGTCGTGCTGCTCTACCTTGAGTCGTTCGGCAACCCGCGGCGCTTCGCCGACGTCGCGCGGCGCGTGGCGCGGCGCAAGCCGATCGTGGCGCTGAAGAGCGGGCGGAGCGCCGCCGGGCAACGGGCCGCCGGGTCGCACACCGCGGCGCTGGCTGCGCCGGACATCGCCGTCGATGCCCTCTTCGCCCAGACCGGCGTGCTCCGGGCGGGGACGATCGACGAACTGTTCGGCCTCGGCGCGCTCCTCGGCAGCCAACCGCTGCCGCGCGGCCGCCGCGTGGCGCTCCTGACGAACGCGGGCGGCCCGGGGATCTTGTGCGCCGATGCCTGTCAGGCGAGCGGTCTCGCGGTCGTCGAGCTCGCCGCGGAGACGCGCGATGCGCTGGCCGCCCTCCTGCCCGCGGCGGCCAGCGTCGCCAACCCCGTCGATACGCTTGCCGCCGTCGCGCCCGAGGCGTACCGGCGCTGCGTCGAGGTCCTCCTGGCCGCGCCGGAGGTCGACGCGCTCATCACGTTGTTCGTCCCGGTCGGCATCACGCCGGCGGAGGACATCGGCGCGGCGATCGTCGATGGCGTGGCGGCGGGGCGTGCGGCGGGGCATGCCCAGCCCGTGCTGGCGTGCCTGATGGGCGGGCAGACGCCGGCCCGTGAGACGCCGCTCGACGGCCGGGGCGAGCGGATTCCGGTCTATCCGTTTCCCGAGCATGCCGTCGGCGCGCTGGCCGCGGCCGCGCGCCACGCCGAGTGGTGCTCCCAGCCGCCCGGCCAGGTCCCGGCGTTTGCCGATGTGCACGCCGAGTCGGCACGCGAGCGGTGCCGCACCGCCGGCGACGGGACCGGCGGCTGGCTGTCGGCGGCCGAGGTGCGCGCCGTGCTGGCCGACTTCGGCCTGCCGATCACGGCCGGCGGCGTCGCCCGGACGGCCGACGAGGCCGTGGCGCTCGCGGACGGCATCGGGTACCCGGTGGCGCTGAAGGCGGCCTCGCGGCGGATCGTGCACAAGACCGAGGTCGGCGGCGTTCGGCTGGGGCTGGCGGACGGCGCGGACGTGCGGACGGCGTTCGAGGCGATGCGCGCCTCCGTCGGCGCCGTGGACGCGGCCGCGGCCGACGACGGCGTGCTCGTCCAGCCGATGCTGCGCGGCGGGGTCGAGGTGATGGCCGGCGTGACGACCGACCCGCTCTTCGGCCCGCTGATCGCGTTCGGCCTGGGCGGGATCCACGTCGAGATCCTGGGCGACGTCGCGTTCCGTGTCGCGCCGCTCAGCGACGTCGACGCGGGTGAGATCATCCGTGCGATCCGCGGCCACCGGCTGCTTCTCGGCTACCGCGGCCACCCGGCGGCCGACATCGCCGCGCTGGAAGACCTCGTGCTGCGCCTCTCGGCGCTGGCCGTCGCCGTACCCGAGATCGCCGAAATCGATCTGAACCCGGTCTTTGCGCTGGCGAATGGGTGCATGATTGCGGATGCGCGGATCCGGGTGGTGCCGGTCGGGCCGGCGGTGGCGCGGCCCGGCATTCGAGCGGGCGTCATGCTGACGCCTACAGCGAGGAAGGACCCCGACCATGGATGA